One window of the Shimwellia blattae DSM 4481 = NBRC 105725 genome contains the following:
- the potF gene encoding spermidine/putrescine ABC transporter substrate-binding protein PotF, protein MSIPAKKWLSGIIAGALMASSAVAVADEQNTLHIYNWSDYMGKDTLKNFTRQTGIKVVYDVFDSNEVLEGKLMAGSTGYDLVVPSSNFLERQSQAGIFAPLDKSKLPNYKNLDPELLKLAAQNDHDNKYAIPYMLVTTGIGYNVDKVKAALGADAPVNSWDLIFKPENIAKLKSCGVAFLDAPSEMYATVLHYLGKDPNSSNAADYNAATDLLLKLRPSVRYFHSSQYINDLANGDVCVAIGWSGDVLQAANRASEAKNGVHIAYSIPKEGAIGYFDNFAITADAKNKEAAYQFLNYLMEPKVIADISNTVFYQNANKAATEYLAPEVRNNPGIYPPADVRAKLFPLKVQSPKIDRVITRSWTKVKTGK, encoded by the coding sequence ATGTCCATCCCAGCTAAAAAATGGTTGTCAGGTATTATTGCCGGGGCTCTGATGGCCTCTTCCGCCGTGGCAGTGGCGGACGAGCAAAACACGCTGCACATTTATAACTGGTCTGATTATATGGGTAAGGATACGCTGAAGAACTTTACCCGGCAGACCGGAATTAAAGTCGTCTATGACGTGTTTGACTCTAATGAAGTGCTGGAAGGAAAATTAATGGCGGGAAGCACCGGCTATGATCTGGTGGTGCCGTCATCTAACTTTCTGGAGCGTCAGTCCCAGGCCGGTATTTTCGCCCCGCTGGATAAAAGTAAACTCCCCAATTATAAAAACCTTGATCCGGAATTGCTGAAACTGGCCGCCCAGAACGACCACGATAATAAATACGCTATCCCTTATATGCTGGTCACCACTGGCATTGGCTACAACGTTGATAAGGTAAAAGCCGCCCTGGGGGCCGACGCGCCGGTAAATAGCTGGGATCTGATTTTTAAACCGGAAAATATCGCCAAACTGAAGAGCTGCGGCGTGGCGTTTCTGGATGCGCCGAGCGAAATGTACGCCACCGTGCTGCACTACCTGGGCAAAGATCCCAACAGCTCCAACGCCGCCGACTATAACGCCGCGACGGATCTGCTGCTGAAGCTGCGCCCCAGCGTGCGTTATTTCCATTCCTCCCAGTATATTAACGACCTGGCGAACGGCGATGTCTGCGTGGCAATTGGCTGGTCGGGGGATGTGCTGCAGGCGGCAAACCGGGCCAGTGAGGCGAAAAACGGCGTCCACATTGCTTATTCCATCCCTAAAGAGGGGGCGATTGGTTACTTTGATAACTTCGCCATTACTGCCGATGCCAAAAATAAAGAGGCCGCCTACCAGTTCCTTAATTATCTGATGGAGCCCAAAGTCATTGCCGATATCAGCAATACGGTGTTTTATCAAAACGCCAATAAAGCAGCCACCGAGTATCTGGCACCTGAGGTGCGTAATAACCCGGGCATTTATCCGCCCGCAGACGTGCGCGCCAAACTGTTCCCGCTGAAGGTGCAGTCGCCGAAGATTGACCGGGTGATTACCCGCTCCTGGACCAAAGTGAAAACGGGTAAATAA
- the rimK gene encoding 30S ribosomal protein S6--L-glutamate ligase, with amino-acid sequence MKIAILSRDGSLWSCKRLREAAVARGHQVDIIDPLSCYMTIGADISQVHYKGRQLPHYDAIIPRIGSAITFYGTAVLRQFELSGSYPLNESVAINRARDKLRSLQLLARQGIALPVTGMAHSPDDTSDLIKMVGGAPLVVKLVEGTQGIGVVLAETRQAAESVIDAFRGLNAHILVQEYIAEAGGKDLRCLVVGDQVVGAIERQAKPGDFRSNLHRGGSARRVEITGQERALAVKAARTLGLEVAGVDILRASRGPLVMEVNASPGLEGIEKTTGLDIATMMIRRVEGQVHEGYSLKTGG; translated from the coding sequence ATGAAAATTGCTATTTTATCCCGGGACGGGTCGCTCTGGTCCTGTAAACGGCTGCGCGAGGCCGCAGTAGCACGGGGCCATCAGGTTGATATTATCGATCCGCTTTCCTGTTATATGACAATAGGTGCGGATATTTCACAAGTGCACTATAAAGGGCGACAACTCCCCCATTATGATGCGATCATTCCCCGCATTGGCTCCGCCATTACTTTTTATGGTACGGCGGTGCTGCGCCAGTTTGAGCTTTCGGGGAGCTACCCCCTTAATGAGTCGGTGGCTATCAACCGGGCGCGCGATAAGCTGCGCTCCCTGCAACTGCTGGCCCGCCAGGGCATAGCGCTGCCGGTAACGGGTATGGCCCACTCGCCAGACGACACCAGCGACCTGATTAAAATGGTCGGCGGTGCACCGCTGGTGGTCAAACTGGTGGAGGGCACCCAGGGCATCGGCGTGGTACTGGCGGAGACCCGCCAGGCGGCAGAGAGCGTGATCGATGCCTTTCGCGGGCTGAATGCGCATATCCTGGTCCAGGAATATATCGCGGAAGCTGGCGGGAAAGATCTGCGCTGTCTGGTGGTGGGCGACCAGGTGGTGGGCGCCATTGAGCGCCAGGCAAAGCCCGGCGACTTTCGCTCTAATCTGCACCGTGGCGGCAGCGCCCGCAGGGTAGAGATAACCGGGCAGGAGCGGGCGCTGGCGGTTAAAGCCGCCCGCACGCTGGGGCTTGAGGTGGCCGGTGTGGATATTTTACGCGCCAGCCGCGGGCCGCTGGTGATGGAGGTGAATGCCTCCCCCGGGCTGGAAGGGATAGAAAAGACCACCGGGCTGGATATTGCCACCATGATGATCCGCCGGGTTGAAGGGCAGGTCCATGAGGGATACAGCCTGAAAACCGGCGGCTAA
- a CDS encoding aspartate:alanine antiporter codes for MNINVADLLSGNYILLLFVVLALGLCLGKLRLGSIQLGNSIGVLVVSLLLGQQHFAMNTDALNLGFMLFIFCVGVEAGPNFFSIFFRDGKNYLMLATVMVGSALLMAVGLGKLFHWDIGLTAGMLAGAMTSTPVLVGAGDTLRHSGMDSAQLALAQDHLSLGYALTYLVGLVSLIVGARYLPKLQHQDLQTSAQQIARERGLDTDATRKVYLPVIRAYRVGQELVAWADGKNLRELGIYRQTGCYIERIRRNGILATPDGDAVLQVGDEISLVGYPDAHARLDPSFRNGKEVFDRDLLDMRIVTEEIVVKNHNVVGRRLAQIKLTDHGCFLNRVIRSQIEMPIDDNIVLNKGDVLQVSGDARRVKTIADRIGFISIHSQVTDLLAFCAFFIIGLMIGMITFDFSSFSFGIGNAAGLLFAGIMLGFLRANHPTFGYIPQGALNMVKEFGLMVFMAGVGLSAGSGMSHGLGAIGGQMLVAGLIVSLLPVIICFLFGAYVLRMNRALLFGAMMGARTCAPAMEIISDVSRSNIPALGYAGTYAIANVLLTLAGTLIIIIWPGLGG; via the coding sequence GTGAATATAAACGTCGCAGATTTGTTAAGCGGGAATTACATCCTGCTATTGTTTGTTGTACTCGCCCTGGGCCTTTGCCTGGGTAAATTACGGCTGGGCTCAATACAACTGGGTAATTCTATTGGTGTTTTGGTGGTCTCTTTATTGCTGGGCCAGCAGCACTTCGCCATGAATACCGACGCGTTAAACCTGGGCTTTATGCTGTTTATTTTTTGCGTGGGTGTGGAAGCCGGCCCCAACTTTTTCTCTATCTTTTTCCGCGACGGCAAAAACTACCTGATGCTGGCCACCGTGATGGTGGGCTCTGCCCTGCTGATGGCGGTGGGGCTTGGCAAGCTGTTCCACTGGGACATCGGGCTTACCGCCGGGATGCTGGCCGGGGCCATGACCTCCACCCCGGTACTGGTGGGGGCCGGTGATACCCTGCGCCACTCCGGTATGGACAGCGCCCAGCTGGCCCTCGCCCAGGATCACCTGAGCCTTGGCTATGCGTTAACCTATCTGGTGGGGCTGGTGAGCCTGATTGTCGGCGCCCGCTACCTGCCAAAACTGCAGCACCAGGATCTCCAGACCAGCGCCCAGCAGATTGCCCGCGAGCGGGGGCTGGATACCGACGCCACCCGTAAAGTGTATCTGCCGGTGATCCGCGCCTACCGCGTAGGCCAGGAGCTTGTGGCCTGGGCAGACGGTAAAAACCTGCGCGAGCTTGGGATCTACCGCCAGACCGGCTGTTATATCGAACGTATCCGCCGCAACGGTATTCTGGCCACGCCAGACGGCGATGCGGTGTTACAGGTGGGGGATGAGATCTCCCTGGTCGGCTACCCGGATGCCCACGCGCGCCTTGATCCGAGCTTTCGTAACGGTAAGGAAGTTTTCGACCGGGATCTGCTCGACATGCGGATCGTGACCGAAGAGATCGTGGTGAAAAACCACAATGTGGTTGGCCGCCGCCTGGCGCAAATCAAACTCACCGACCACGGCTGCTTCCTTAACCGGGTGATCCGCAGCCAGATAGAGATGCCGATTGATGACAATATCGTGCTCAACAAAGGGGATGTGCTGCAGGTAAGCGGCGATGCCCGCCGGGTGAAAACCATTGCCGATCGCATCGGCTTTATCTCCATTCACAGTCAGGTGACCGACTTACTGGCCTTTTGCGCCTTTTTTATTATCGGGCTGATGATTGGGATGATCACCTTTGACTTCAGTTCGTTCAGCTTCGGGATCGGTAACGCGGCCGGGCTGTTATTTGCCGGGATCATGCTCGGCTTCCTGCGGGCTAACCACCCCACGTTTGGCTATATCCCCCAGGGGGCGCTGAACATGGTCAAAGAGTTTGGTCTGATGGTGTTTATGGCCGGTGTGGGGCTGAGCGCCGGTAGCGGTATGAGCCACGGGCTCGGGGCGATTGGCGGCCAGATGCTGGTAGCCGGTCTGATTGTCAGCCTGCTGCCGGTGATTATCTGTTTCCTGTTTGGCGCCTATGTGCTGCGCATGAACCGCGCCCTGCTGTTCGGCGCCATGATGGGTGCCCGCACCTGTGCCCCGGCCATGGAAATTATCAGCGACGTGTCGCGCAGTAATATTCCGGCCCTGGGCTACGCAGGCACTTATGCGATTGCCAACGTGCTGCTCACCCTGGCCGGTACGCTTATCATCATCATCTGGCCAGGCCTTGGCGGGTAA
- a CDS encoding ogr/Delta-like zinc finger family protein — translation MDTALSSFQVSNETKERYNQCTNIECGHTFVTHKTFVRSVCRLQKISAAPPHPKGMQEQFAY, via the coding sequence GTGGACACAGCCCTAAGCAGCTTCCAGGTTTCCAACGAAACCAAAGAACGCTACAACCAGTGCACTAACATCGAATGCGGGCATACCTTCGTGACGCATAAGACTTTTGTGCGGTCAGTATGCCGTTTGCAAAAAATCAGCGCAGCACCGCCTCATCCAAAAGGTATGCAGGAACAATTTGCTTACTAA
- a CDS encoding MFS transporter, with amino-acid sequence MLTTTSSVKRLGRQSLLFPLCLVLYEFSTYIGNDMIQPGMLAVVDQFGAGDQWVSSSMTAYLAGGMFLQWLLGPLSDRIGRRPVMLAGVAWFIVTCLATFLVQDIVQFTVVRFLQGISLCFIGAVGYAAIQESYDEAVCIKITALMANVALIAPLAGPLVGAAWIHVAPWEMMFLLFAVLSLVAFVGLYQRMPETATRIGEPLSLKALGQDYASVLKNGRFLAGALAIGFVSLPLLAWIAQSPVIIINSERLGSYEYGLLQVPIFGALILGNLTLARLTSRYSVRHLIMLGGGPIVAGLTLSATATLLSPHAILWMTAGLSLYAFGIGLANAGLVRLTLFASEMSKGTVSAAMGMIQMLIFTLGIELSKHIWGATGNAGFNLFNLASGVLWFLLLSYFLHDRQAGRGLQPS; translated from the coding sequence ATGTTAACGACAACTTCTTCTGTTAAGCGCCTCGGGCGTCAGTCACTGCTGTTTCCGCTGTGTCTGGTGCTGTATGAATTTTCGACGTATATCGGGAACGATATGATCCAGCCAGGTATGCTGGCGGTGGTGGATCAGTTTGGTGCCGGCGATCAGTGGGTATCCAGCTCCATGACCGCTTATCTGGCCGGTGGTATGTTTTTACAGTGGCTGCTCGGGCCGCTTTCCGATCGTATCGGCCGCCGCCCGGTGATGCTGGCTGGCGTGGCGTGGTTTATTGTGACCTGCCTTGCCACGTTTCTGGTGCAGGACATTGTGCAGTTTACTGTCGTGCGTTTTTTGCAGGGGATCAGCCTGTGTTTCATCGGCGCGGTGGGGTATGCGGCTATTCAGGAGTCTTACGACGAAGCGGTGTGCATTAAGATAACCGCGCTGATGGCCAATGTGGCGCTGATAGCGCCGCTGGCCGGGCCGCTGGTGGGTGCCGCCTGGATCCATGTCGCCCCGTGGGAAATGATGTTCCTGCTGTTTGCCGTGCTGTCGCTGGTGGCCTTTGTGGGCCTGTACCAGCGTATGCCGGAGACGGCCACCCGCATCGGGGAGCCTTTGTCACTGAAGGCGCTGGGCCAGGATTATGCCAGCGTGCTGAAAAACGGCCGCTTCCTTGCCGGGGCGCTGGCTATCGGGTTTGTCAGCCTGCCGCTGCTGGCGTGGATTGCCCAGTCGCCGGTGATCATTATTAACAGCGAACGGCTGGGCAGCTATGAATACGGGTTACTCCAGGTGCCGATTTTTGGCGCGCTGATCCTCGGTAACCTGACCCTGGCGCGCCTGACTTCGCGCTACAGTGTTCGCCACCTGATTATGCTGGGCGGCGGGCCCATCGTAGCCGGGCTGACGCTTTCCGCCACGGCAACGCTGCTCTCCCCCCATGCGATTTTGTGGATGACCGCCGGGCTGAGCCTGTATGCCTTTGGTATTGGCCTTGCGAATGCGGGGCTGGTGCGCCTGACACTGTTTGCCAGCGAGATGAGCAAAGGCACCGTCTCCGCCGCCATGGGGATGATCCAGATGCTGATTTTTACCCTCGGTATCGAGCTCAGCAAACATATCTGGGGGGCCACCGGCAATGCAGGGTTCAACCTGTTTAATCTTGCCAGTGGGGTGCTCTGGTTCCTGCTGCTGAGCTACTTTCTGCATGACCGTCAGGCAGGGCGCGGGTTGCAGCCCTCCTGA
- a CDS encoding MFS transporter: MPTAPHTDRKALRLRSYALFTLFFLPGLLMASWATRTPAIRDGLNVSTAGMGIVLFGISVGSMSGILSSGWLVKRLGTRAVIMASMTLVICGTLLMGLSLMAGQAWMFAVSLALFGGGLGASEVAVNIEGAIVERLMHKTVLPMMHGFYSLGTLAGAGAGMALTALGLSAPWHIMLMSALSITPLALAARAIPPGTGNSQSNGDAAARTGARRPFWRDSQLLLIGVIVLAMAFAEGSANDWLPLLMVDGHGFSPTSGSLIYAGFTLGMTTGRFCGGWFIDRYSREAVVRASALMGALGIGLVIFSDHSLVAGAAVIFWGLGASLGFPLTISAASDTGPDAPARVSIVAITGYLAFLVGPPLLGFLGEHYGLRHAMLVVLGLMIIAALVARAVAKPAPGNSNQS, encoded by the coding sequence ATGCCCACAGCACCCCACACCGATCGTAAAGCCCTGCGCCTGCGCAGTTATGCCCTGTTTACCCTGTTTTTTCTGCCCGGCCTGCTGATGGCCTCCTGGGCAACCCGCACCCCGGCCATTCGCGACGGGCTGAACGTCTCCACCGCCGGGATGGGGATCGTGCTGTTTGGTATTTCGGTGGGATCCATGAGCGGTATCCTCAGCTCCGGCTGGCTGGTTAAACGCCTGGGCACCCGGGCGGTGATCATGGCCAGTATGACGCTGGTTATCTGCGGCACCCTGTTGATGGGGCTGTCACTGATGGCGGGCCAGGCCTGGATGTTCGCCGTAAGCCTGGCGCTGTTCGGCGGCGGTCTCGGGGCCTCTGAGGTGGCGGTTAATATTGAAGGGGCCATTGTTGAACGGCTGATGCACAAAACCGTCCTGCCGATGATGCACGGCTTTTACAGCCTGGGAACCCTGGCGGGCGCCGGGGCGGGCATGGCGCTGACCGCCCTCGGGCTCTCTGCCCCCTGGCACATAATGCTGATGTCTGCCCTCTCCATCACCCCACTGGCCCTTGCCGCCCGGGCGATACCGCCAGGCACCGGTAACAGCCAGAGCAACGGGGATGCCGCCGCCAGAACCGGGGCCCGCCGCCCCTTCTGGCGCGACAGTCAGCTATTACTGATCGGCGTGATCGTGCTGGCTATGGCGTTTGCCGAAGGCTCCGCCAACGACTGGCTGCCACTGCTGATGGTAGACGGCCACGGCTTCAGCCCGACCTCCGGCTCACTGATCTACGCCGGTTTCACCCTGGGGATGACCACCGGGCGCTTCTGCGGTGGCTGGTTTATTGATCGCTACAGCCGGGAGGCTGTCGTGCGCGCCAGCGCCCTGATGGGCGCGCTGGGCATCGGGCTGGTTATCTTTTCTGACCACAGTCTGGTGGCCGGTGCAGCGGTGATTTTCTGGGGGCTTGGGGCATCACTGGGCTTTCCGCTGACGATTTCCGCCGCCAGCGATACGGGCCCGGACGCCCCTGCCCGGGTCAGCATAGTGGCGATTACCGGCTATCTCGCCTTCCTGGTGGGCCCGCCGCTGCTGGGCTTCCTGGGTGAGCATTACGGCCTGCGCCACGCTATGCTGGTCGTCCTGGGGCTGATGATCATCGCCGCCCTGGTCGCCCGGGCGGTGGCAAAGCCCGCCCCCGGGAACAGTAACCAGAGCTGA
- a CDS encoding inner membrane protein YbjM, translating into MMRSHRWMSVICCCVLFIVVFLAVRWNMRGAFRAAGHPELGLLVFLIPGAVASFFARQERVVEPLIGVMIALPACVIALHTIFASERSFWQELAWLFSAVFWSSLGSLCFLLVFAMRRKRRGFDRRSSEK; encoded by the coding sequence GTGATGCGATCACATCGCTGGATGAGTGTCATTTGTTGCTGTGTGTTGTTTATCGTTGTGTTCCTGGCCGTGCGCTGGAACATGCGTGGCGCATTTCGTGCCGCCGGGCACCCGGAGCTTGGTCTGCTGGTGTTTCTGATCCCCGGCGCGGTGGCGAGCTTTTTTGCCCGCCAGGAGCGGGTGGTTGAGCCGCTGATTGGCGTGATGATCGCGCTACCGGCCTGCGTTATTGCGCTGCACACGATTTTTGCCTCCGAGCGCTCCTTCTGGCAGGAGCTGGCCTGGCTGTTTAGTGCGGTATTCTGGTCGTCGCTGGGCTCTTTGTGTTTTCTGCTGGTGTTCGCCATGCGCCGCAAGCGCCGTGGGTTTGACCGGCGCTCCAGCGAAAAGTAA
- the ybjG gene encoding undecaprenyl-diphosphate phosphatase, with translation MLDALNRYWFLQINATPDSAPWLLTAAQIIARDVILIIPALLVVLWLWGPGTRLDNRRQLALKISLALVFSLGISLTIGLLLPHPRPFAVGLGYHFLAHAPDSSFPSDHATAAFTLAIALLCWHRLWSGIVLLVIATAIGGSRVYLGIHWPLDILGAVLAALMGCLLSALVCSCWGGPLYRQLLALYRRSFAFPIRKGWVRG, from the coding sequence ATGCTGGATGCGCTGAATCGCTACTGGTTTTTGCAGATTAACGCCACCCCGGACTCCGCCCCCTGGCTGCTGACCGCGGCGCAAATTATCGCCAGAGACGTTATCCTGATAATTCCGGCGCTACTGGTGGTGCTCTGGCTATGGGGCCCCGGCACCCGGCTGGACAACCGCCGCCAGCTGGCGCTGAAGATAAGCCTGGCGCTGGTCTTCAGCCTCGGCATTTCACTGACCATCGGCCTGTTGTTGCCCCACCCGCGCCCGTTTGCCGTGGGGCTGGGGTATCACTTTCTGGCCCACGCGCCGGACAGCTCCTTCCCGAGCGATCACGCAACAGCCGCCTTCACGCTTGCCATTGCCCTGCTGTGCTGGCACCGCCTGTGGTCCGGTATCGTTTTGCTGGTGATTGCCACCGCCATTGGCGGGTCGCGCGTCTATCTGGGGATCCACTGGCCGCTGGATATCCTGGGGGCGGTTCTGGCTGCGCTGATGGGTTGCCTGCTTTCGGCGCTGGTCTGCTCCTGCTGGGGCGGGCCCTTATATCGCCAGCTGCTGGCCCTGTACCGGCGGAGCTTTGCCTTTCCCATTCGTAAAGGGTGGGTTAGAGGATGA
- the deoR gene encoding DNA-binding transcriptional repressor DeoR, with the protein MATRRQDRIHRLVQAIRQNDKLHLKEAASLLGVSEMTVRRDLSLTAGPLVLLGGYVVAEPRNAAVGSYLLTDQQTRQVAEKQHAANIAAGLIQPGHTVFFDCGTTTPCIINAIDAALAFTGVCYSLNTFLALQSKPHCRVILSGGEFCASNAIFKPLGFQNVCDNLCPDIGFFSAAGVDSQHGATCFNLDELPVKQWALRAARRHVLVVDDSKFGKVRPACMGPLSAFDTIISNQQPPGSIRSLAQQEGIELLW; encoded by the coding sequence ATGGCAACGCGGCGTCAGGACAGGATCCATCGTTTAGTTCAGGCAATTCGCCAGAACGATAAACTGCATTTAAAAGAAGCGGCCAGCCTGCTGGGGGTGTCGGAGATGACCGTGCGCCGGGATCTCAGCCTGACGGCAGGGCCGCTGGTGCTGCTGGGGGGTTATGTGGTGGCCGAGCCGCGCAACGCGGCGGTCGGCAGCTACTTACTGACCGACCAGCAAACCCGCCAGGTGGCAGAAAAGCAACATGCCGCAAACATCGCCGCAGGGCTTATTCAGCCAGGGCACACCGTGTTTTTTGACTGTGGCACCACCACCCCCTGTATCATCAACGCCATTGATGCGGCGCTCGCGTTTACCGGGGTCTGCTACTCCCTGAACACCTTCCTCGCCCTGCAAAGTAAGCCCCACTGCCGGGTGATCCTGTCCGGCGGCGAGTTCTGCGCCAGTAACGCCATCTTCAAACCGCTGGGCTTTCAGAATGTGTGCGACAACCTCTGCCCGGATATCGGGTTCTTTTCCGCCGCCGGTGTCGACAGCCAGCACGGCGCTACCTGTTTTAACCTCGACGAGCTTCCGGTAAAACAGTGGGCGCTCCGGGCGGCACGCCGCCATGTGCTGGTGGTGGACGACAGTAAATTTGGCAAGGTGCGCCCGGCATGTATGGGGCCACTGAGCGCGTTTGATACCATCATCAGCAATCAGCAGCCGCCGGGAAGTATCCGCAGCCTGGCACAACAGGAAGGTATTGAACTGCTGTGGTAG
- a CDS encoding YbjN domain-containing protein — MASLVVPTLETVRRWMDEIGVTFYECDSCQALHLPHMQNFEGVFDAKVDLIDNVLLFSALAEVKPSALLALSVDLSSINASSLTMKAFLDIQDDNLPKLVVCQALSASVGVTREQFAAFMKQSEEQVSMVILEASANQLLYNSEDEAVPAEPEMSHFLH; from the coding sequence ATGGCGTCGCTCGTCGTTCCGACACTGGAAACTGTCCGTCGCTGGATGGACGAGATAGGAGTCACTTTTTACGAGTGTGACTCCTGTCAGGCATTACATCTTCCCCATATGCAGAATTTTGAAGGGGTATTTGATGCCAAAGTCGATTTGATCGATAACGTGCTGCTGTTTTCGGCACTGGCGGAAGTGAAACCCTCTGCGCTGCTGGCCCTGTCGGTGGATTTATCATCCATTAACGCCAGCTCCCTGACCATGAAAGCGTTCCTTGATATCCAGGATGACAACCTGCCAAAACTGGTGGTGTGCCAGGCGCTGTCTGCCTCGGTAGGGGTCACCCGCGAGCAGTTCGCTGCATTTATGAAGCAAAGTGAAGAGCAGGTGTCGATGGTGATCCTCGAAGCCTCAGCCAACCAGCTGCTTTACAATTCAGAAGATGAAGCCGTACCGGCAGAGCCGGAGATGAGTCACTTTTTACATTAA
- the nfsA gene encoding oxygen-insensitive NADPH nitroreductase, protein MTPTIDLLLAHRSVRHFTDQPISDAEREAIFAGARATSSSSFLQCSSIIRITDPALRGQLATLAGNQQHVARAAEFWVFCADFNRHLQICPQAELGWAEQLLLGVVDTAMMGQNALTAAESLGLGGVYIGGIRNNIAAVTGLLELPRFVLPLFGLCLGWPADVPELKPRLPEALVVHENHYHPVDRDVLQQYDDQIAAYYQSRGSNTRQDTWSDHIRRTIVKESRPFILDYLHQQGWACR, encoded by the coding sequence ATGACACCGACCATTGACTTGTTACTTGCCCACCGCTCCGTGCGCCATTTTACGGATCAGCCCATCAGCGATGCCGAGCGCGAAGCTATCTTCGCCGGGGCGAGGGCGACCTCAAGCTCCAGCTTTTTGCAGTGCAGCTCGATTATCCGCATCACGGATCCGGCGCTGCGCGGGCAACTGGCGACACTGGCCGGGAATCAGCAACACGTTGCCCGGGCGGCGGAGTTCTGGGTGTTCTGTGCGGATTTTAACCGCCACCTGCAAATTTGCCCTCAGGCAGAGCTGGGCTGGGCGGAGCAGTTGCTGCTGGGCGTGGTGGATACGGCAATGATGGGCCAGAATGCGCTGACAGCGGCAGAGTCCCTGGGGCTGGGTGGGGTCTATATCGGCGGGATCCGCAACAATATCGCCGCCGTTACCGGGCTGCTTGAGCTTCCCCGGTTTGTGCTGCCGCTGTTCGGGCTGTGCCTTGGCTGGCCTGCGGATGTGCCGGAGTTAAAACCGCGCCTGCCTGAGGCGCTGGTCGTACATGAAAACCACTACCACCCGGTGGACAGGGACGTGCTACAGCAGTATGACGACCAGATAGCCGCCTATTATCAGAGCCGGGGCAGTAACACCCGTCAGGACACCTGGAGCGACCATATCCGGCGCACCATTGTGAAAGAGAGCCGCCCGTTTATTCTCGACTATTTACATCAGCAGGGCTGGGCCTGCCGTTAA
- a CDS encoding DUF1418 family protein yields the protein MKTPGPIISPPLLILETAGIALLVLAWLSVNQYLELPGVLGSGGAALIMIFAGVGLMLPAAVALILAMSRRLAPQLMSHSESKKEKPDDTDH from the coding sequence GTGAAAACACCCGGACCAATTATTTCGCCACCGTTACTGATTCTGGAAACCGCGGGCATTGCACTGCTGGTGCTGGCGTGGCTTTCGGTTAATCAGTATCTTGAGCTGCCTGGCGTGCTGGGCAGCGGCGGGGCCGCGCTGATCATGATATTTGCCGGAGTAGGGCTGATGCTGCCCGCCGCCGTGGCGCTTATTCTGGCCATGTCCCGCCGCCTGGCGCCGCAGTTAATGTCACATTCAGAATCAAAAAAGGAAAAACCCGATGACACCGACCATTGA